In a genomic window of Streptomyces sp. NBC_01231:
- a CDS encoding SDR family oxidoreductase codes for MQVSVPDVSSRSLAELVSLTGRRAVVTGAGRGLGRAIAERLAEAGADVLVADIEHGLATAVAEDLNARRPGCAAAAHVDVTDAVSVVGAADLAVRELGGIDIWVNNAGVFPSVPALEMSEKTWDEVFAVNTRGVFLGSREAARRIRAAGSGGVIVNVVSTAGFRGTAPGLAAYVGSKHAARGITRQLALEFAPFGIRVLGVAPTYVPTEGNVAAAAAGASADAGDIMSVMQPSLLGRLGVPDDIARVVLFCASDLSAFMTGSTLLADAGETI; via the coding sequence GTGCAGGTATCCGTACCCGACGTCTCGTCCCGGTCCCTGGCCGAGCTCGTCTCGCTCACCGGGCGGCGCGCCGTCGTGACCGGCGCGGGCCGTGGACTGGGCCGGGCCATCGCCGAACGCCTGGCCGAAGCAGGCGCGGACGTACTCGTCGCCGACATCGAGCACGGGCTCGCCACTGCCGTCGCCGAGGATCTGAACGCCCGCCGCCCGGGCTGCGCGGCGGCCGCCCATGTGGACGTCACCGACGCGGTGAGTGTCGTCGGGGCCGCCGATCTCGCGGTCCGGGAGCTCGGCGGGATCGACATCTGGGTCAACAACGCCGGTGTCTTCCCCAGCGTTCCCGCGCTGGAGATGTCCGAGAAGACCTGGGACGAGGTGTTCGCCGTGAACACGCGCGGTGTCTTCCTCGGATCCCGGGAGGCCGCCCGCCGGATCCGCGCGGCCGGGAGCGGCGGCGTCATCGTGAACGTCGTCTCCACGGCCGGCTTTCGGGGAACGGCCCCCGGGCTCGCCGCCTACGTCGGCTCCAAGCACGCGGCGCGCGGCATCACCCGGCAACTCGCCCTCGAATTCGCACCGTTCGGCATTCGCGTCCTGGGCGTCGCACCGACGTACGTGCCGACCGAAGGCAACGTGGCAGCGGCAGCTGCCGGGGCATCCGCGGACGCCGGGGACATCATGTCCGTGATGCAGCCGAGCCTGCTCGGTCGCCTCGGCGTCCCCGACGACATCGCCCGCGTGGTGCTGTTCTGCGCGAGCGACCTCTCGGCCTTCATGACAGGGAGCACGCTCCTCGCCGACGCCGGCGAAACGATCTGA
- a CDS encoding family 1 glycosylhydrolase produces MTEFPPGFLWGASTAPHQIEGNNLNSDFWANEGRMPGMERSGDACDSYHRYREDMRLLADAGLNAYRFGIEWARVEPVPGMVSRAELAHYRRMIETAFELGLTPVVTLHHFTSPLWFAQEGGWLGDRAVERFRAYAEAVTPILDGVEWVVTMNEPNMLAIMIGMAQAMQNQQAAGEWQSPTLDHEGPRPPLPAPDVRIGARLVEAHHAVRDVLRERTGAKVGWTVANRAFVARPGSEERKRELDHIWEDLYLEGARGDDFVGVQSYSSQWVGPDGVEPHPQHPDNTLVGTAYRPEALSIAVRHTAEVTGGTPILVTENGIATHDDTRRIAYTGEALKHLEAAIADGDGVDVRGYLHWSLLDNYEWGHWEPTFGLVEVDRETFERRPKPSLAWLGETARRAGN; encoded by the coding sequence ATGACCGAATTCCCTCCCGGGTTCCTCTGGGGAGCCTCCACCGCGCCGCACCAGATCGAGGGCAACAACCTCAACAGCGACTTCTGGGCGAACGAGGGGCGCATGCCGGGCATGGAGCGCAGTGGTGACGCCTGCGACAGCTACCACCGCTACCGCGAGGACATGCGACTGCTGGCTGACGCCGGGCTCAACGCGTACCGCTTCGGCATCGAATGGGCCCGCGTCGAGCCCGTCCCCGGCATGGTGTCGCGGGCGGAACTGGCCCACTACCGGCGCATGATCGAGACGGCCTTCGAGCTCGGCCTGACACCGGTCGTGACCCTGCACCACTTCACCAGCCCGCTCTGGTTCGCCCAGGAGGGCGGCTGGCTCGGCGACCGCGCCGTTGAGCGGTTTCGGGCATACGCCGAGGCGGTCACCCCGATCCTCGACGGCGTCGAGTGGGTCGTCACCATGAACGAGCCGAACATGCTGGCCATCATGATCGGCATGGCTCAGGCCATGCAGAACCAGCAGGCGGCCGGGGAGTGGCAGAGCCCCACCCTCGACCACGAGGGTCCACGGCCGCCGCTGCCGGCCCCGGACGTGAGGATCGGCGCGCGGCTGGTCGAGGCACACCATGCCGTCCGGGATGTCCTGCGCGAGCGCACCGGCGCCAAGGTCGGCTGGACGGTCGCCAACCGCGCCTTCGTCGCCCGGCCGGGATCCGAGGAGAGGAAGCGGGAGCTGGATCACATCTGGGAGGACCTGTACCTGGAGGGGGCGCGCGGAGACGACTTCGTGGGCGTGCAGTCGTACTCCAGCCAGTGGGTCGGCCCGGACGGCGTCGAGCCCCACCCGCAGCACCCGGACAACACACTCGTCGGAACCGCGTACCGGCCCGAAGCCCTGAGCATCGCCGTGCGGCACACCGCCGAGGTCACCGGCGGCACGCCGATCCTGGTCACCGAGAACGGCATCGCCACCCACGACGACACCCGCCGGATCGCCTACACCGGCGAGGCCCTGAAGCATCTCGAGGCGGCGATCGCCGACGGCGACGGCGTCGACGTACGCGGCTACCTCCACTGGAGCCTGCTCGACAACTACGAGTGGGGCCACTGGGAGCCGACGTTCGGCCTGGTCGAGGTCGACCGCGAGACCTTCGAGCGCCGCCCCAAGCCCAGCCTCGCCTGGCTGGGCGAGACCGCCCGCCGCGCGGGCAACTGA
- a CDS encoding TetR/AcrR family transcriptional regulator: MGQAGARGPYAKTPARRAEIVRAARDSFAENGYAKASLRDIAERAGITHAGLLHHFRNKEEVLAAVLAERDAEEWQQGLEQVDSPDQLGPYLAELIRHHQMAPELMRLWIELAAAASRPDHPAHAYFVERYERGRAQFAEGFHDEATRGRLREGVSPEGAAVLFHAVLNGLQLQWVLAPDLDIVGPVTDFVRLLFDHADSDSDE; this comes from the coding sequence GTGGGTCAGGCAGGAGCGCGTGGGCCGTATGCCAAGACCCCGGCCCGCAGAGCGGAGATCGTACGGGCCGCGCGCGACAGCTTCGCCGAGAACGGCTACGCCAAAGCGTCCCTGCGCGACATCGCGGAGCGGGCCGGCATCACCCATGCCGGCCTCCTGCACCACTTCCGCAACAAGGAGGAAGTCCTCGCCGCGGTACTCGCCGAACGCGATGCCGAAGAATGGCAGCAGGGCCTGGAACAGGTCGACAGCCCGGACCAACTAGGGCCCTACCTCGCCGAGCTCATCCGACACCACCAGATGGCGCCCGAGCTGATGCGCCTGTGGATCGAGCTCGCCGCGGCGGCCTCACGGCCGGATCATCCCGCCCACGCCTACTTCGTCGAACGCTACGAACGTGGGCGCGCCCAGTTCGCCGAGGGGTTCCACGACGAGGCCACACGCGGCAGGCTGCGCGAGGGCGTCAGCCCCGAGGGCGCGGCGGTCCTCTTCCACGCCGTGCTCAACGGGCTCCAGCTGCAGTGGGTCCTCGCCCCGGACCTCGACATCGTCGGGCCCGTCACCGACTTCGTACGCCTGCTCTTCGACCACGCCGACTCCGACTCCGACGAGTGA
- a CDS encoding MBL fold metallo-hydrolase, which yields MNEPQTDPTRPASPAGRPHGALTRRRFWQLGAAAAVTAGAASLLPEYASAETSASADPTAQEYFDRAAELAGDNPVLKSLVSGLTAGYTPPRPPAPAPLRIFDNVAVLSVGFVSATAILTPRGIILIDALDTPDEAEQYIVSGLRDVGADPSTIKYVVVTHGHGDHFGGAQYLADQYGARVMMAPADWDLVASTSPANAPTRDLDIADGQKLTLGGTTVTLHHTPGHTPGTVSPIFPARRQGRAHTAMLWGGTNPPTATASKEAYLSSALTFASRMKRAGVDVELSNHGFVDYGLERMEELRGAPNGRENPFVVGTSGAQRFMKIVETMLRGRIAQDQQAATPAATTSATTSAHAAGCC from the coding sequence ATGAACGAGCCGCAAACCGACCCCACCCGCCCGGCATCGCCCGCAGGCCGCCCCCACGGAGCCCTGACGCGCCGCCGCTTCTGGCAGCTCGGCGCCGCCGCGGCGGTCACCGCCGGCGCGGCTTCGCTGCTTCCCGAGTACGCCTCCGCCGAGACCTCGGCGTCCGCGGACCCGACCGCGCAGGAGTACTTCGACCGCGCCGCCGAACTGGCCGGAGACAACCCGGTCCTCAAGAGCCTGGTCAGCGGGCTCACCGCCGGCTACACCCCGCCGAGGCCGCCCGCTCCCGCGCCGCTGCGGATCTTCGACAACGTCGCCGTGCTCAGCGTCGGTTTCGTGTCCGCCACGGCGATCCTCACGCCACGCGGCATCATCCTCATCGACGCCCTCGACACACCGGACGAGGCAGAGCAGTACATCGTCTCCGGACTGCGCGACGTGGGGGCCGACCCTTCGACGATCAAGTACGTCGTGGTCACCCACGGCCACGGCGACCACTTCGGCGGCGCCCAGTACCTGGCCGACCAGTACGGCGCCCGGGTCATGATGGCCCCTGCCGACTGGGACCTCGTCGCCTCCACGTCCCCGGCCAACGCGCCCACCCGCGACCTGGACATCGCCGACGGCCAGAAGCTGACACTGGGCGGCACCACCGTGACGCTCCACCACACCCCGGGTCACACACCCGGCACCGTCTCGCCGATCTTCCCGGCCCGTCGGCAGGGCCGCGCCCACACCGCGATGCTGTGGGGCGGCACCAACCCGCCCACGGCCACCGCGAGCAAGGAGGCCTACCTCTCCTCCGCCCTCACCTTCGCCTCCCGGATGAAACGGGCCGGGGTCGACGTCGAGCTGAGCAACCACGGCTTCGTCGACTACGGGCTCGAGCGCATGGAGGAGCTGCGCGGTGCGCCGAACGGTCGCGAGAACCCGTTCGTCGTGGGCACCTCGGGAGCACAGCGCTTCATGAAGATCGTGGAGACCATGCTGCGCGGCCGCATCGCCCAGGATCAGCAGGCCGCCACCCCCGCGGCGACGACGTCGGCGACCACGAGCGCGCACGCGGCGGGCTGTTGCTGA
- a CDS encoding MHS family MFS transporter, whose protein sequence is MSPSAQASGTQSQHRTVALAAMAGTTIEWYDFFIYALCTGLVFSSQFFDGLGEDSLVISFATIGISFFFRPVGAALAGHLGDRLGRRAMLIATLLLMGVSTTLIGLVPSSASIGTGAPIILVLLRILQGLSAGGEWGGAALISVEHAPAAQRGRFGSYPQLGAPLGLLLANGALAAVTALTTDDQFLAWGWRIPFLLSVVLVAAGFVIRRRVEESPVYQELKQTGSRSRAPIAVLFKHHWPLVVAGALLFAANNAVGYMTTGGYVQSYAVNHLGMDPTLILICVMVAAVGWLASTLAGGRLSDRLGRLRVYRIGFVIQLAWMFPFFALLNTANAGLVVVALVLYSIGLGLTYGPQAALFAELYPTAVRYSGAALSYAVGAVLGGAFAPMIAEALQAGTGTVYSVGVYLAAVTVIGLAVTFFLKEPQGVPLSDAEAGEKDEQAVVTA, encoded by the coding sequence ATGTCCCCATCCGCTCAGGCATCCGGCACGCAGAGTCAGCACCGCACCGTCGCGCTCGCCGCCATGGCGGGCACCACCATCGAGTGGTACGACTTCTTCATCTACGCCCTGTGCACGGGACTGGTGTTCAGCAGCCAGTTCTTCGACGGGCTCGGCGAGGACTCGCTGGTCATCTCCTTCGCGACCATCGGCATCAGCTTCTTCTTCCGGCCGGTCGGAGCCGCACTCGCCGGCCATCTCGGTGACCGGCTCGGCCGCCGCGCGATGCTCATCGCCACCCTGCTGCTCATGGGCGTCTCCACCACCCTGATCGGCCTCGTGCCGTCGTCCGCATCCATCGGCACGGGCGCCCCGATCATTCTCGTCCTCCTGCGGATCCTCCAGGGTCTGTCCGCCGGCGGCGAGTGGGGCGGCGCCGCGCTGATCTCGGTGGAGCACGCACCCGCGGCACAGCGCGGACGGTTCGGTTCCTACCCCCAACTCGGCGCACCGCTGGGTCTGTTGCTGGCCAACGGCGCCCTGGCGGCCGTCACCGCTCTCACCACGGACGACCAGTTCCTCGCCTGGGGCTGGCGCATCCCCTTCCTGCTCAGCGTCGTCCTCGTCGCCGCCGGGTTCGTCATCCGGCGCAGGGTCGAGGAAAGCCCCGTCTATCAGGAGCTGAAACAGACCGGGAGCCGATCGCGCGCCCCGATCGCCGTGCTGTTCAAGCACCACTGGCCGCTCGTCGTGGCCGGTGCCCTGCTCTTCGCCGCCAACAACGCCGTCGGCTACATGACCACCGGCGGCTACGTCCAGAGCTACGCCGTGAACCACCTGGGCATGGACCCGACGCTGATCCTGATCTGCGTGATGGTCGCCGCGGTCGGCTGGCTGGCCAGCACCCTGGCGGGTGGCCGGCTGTCCGACCGGCTCGGCCGCCTGCGCGTCTACCGGATCGGCTTCGTCATCCAACTCGCGTGGATGTTCCCGTTCTTCGCGCTGCTCAACACGGCGAACGCCGGTCTCGTCGTGGTGGCGCTCGTCCTCTACAGCATCGGCCTGGGGCTCACCTACGGGCCGCAGGCCGCCCTGTTCGCGGAGCTGTACCCGACGGCCGTCCGGTACAGCGGTGCGGCGCTGTCGTACGCCGTCGGAGCCGTCCTGGGCGGCGCCTTCGCCCCCATGATCGCCGAAGCCCTGCAGGCCGGCACCGGCACCGTGTACTCCGTCGGCGTCTACCTCGCGGCGGTGACGGTGATCGGGCTCGCCGTCACCTTCTTCCTGAAGGAACCCCAGGGTGTGCCGCTGAGTGACGCCGAAGCCGGCGAGAAGGACGAGCAGGCGGTCGTGACCGCCTGA
- a CDS encoding class II aldolase/adducin family protein: MTVLDTPTSTAKPAYMSDAEWRARLELAACYRVFHHLGWVEMIFNHITVRVPGEEGHLLINPFGLMYDEVTASNLVKIDLDGNVLSDSDWPVNEAGLLIHSVIHANRSDAHCIMHTHTTAGTGVACLRGGLDPDNFYAAQLHDMVAYHDFEGITVDPEEKPRLVADLGDRDLMILRNHGLLAVGPTVPAAFAALWTLQRACEIQLAAQQSGQPLTPVSREAAVRSTKESFQMGDRTEAGRTLFDALRRRIDRIAPDYAV, from the coding sequence GTGACCGTTCTGGACACCCCGACGAGCACGGCGAAACCGGCGTACATGAGCGACGCGGAGTGGCGGGCGCGGCTCGAACTCGCCGCCTGCTACCGCGTCTTCCACCACCTCGGATGGGTGGAGATGATCTTCAACCACATCACCGTCCGGGTGCCCGGTGAGGAGGGGCACCTGCTGATCAATCCGTTCGGCCTGATGTACGACGAGGTGACCGCGTCGAACCTGGTGAAGATCGACCTCGACGGCAACGTCCTGTCGGACTCGGACTGGCCGGTCAACGAGGCGGGGTTGCTGATCCACTCGGTGATCCACGCCAACCGGTCCGACGCGCACTGCATCATGCACACCCACACCACCGCCGGCACCGGAGTCGCCTGTCTGCGCGGCGGACTGGACCCGGACAACTTCTACGCCGCCCAACTGCACGACATGGTCGCCTACCACGACTTCGAGGGCATCACCGTCGACCCGGAGGAGAAGCCACGGCTGGTGGCCGACCTCGGTGACCGCGACCTGATGATCCTGCGCAACCACGGCCTGCTGGCGGTGGGGCCGACCGTCCCCGCTGCCTTCGCCGCCCTGTGGACTCTGCAACGGGCCTGCGAGATCCAGCTCGCCGCCCAGCAGTCCGGGCAGCCGCTGACCCCGGTGAGCCGGGAGGCTGCGGTGCGCTCGACCAAGGAGTCCTTCCAGATGGGCGACCGTACGGAGGCGGGCAGGACCCTGTTCGACGCACTGCGCCGCAGGATCGACCGCATCGCCCCCGACTACGCCGTCTGA
- a CDS encoding helix-turn-helix domain-containing protein, translating to MTAMPLEQLVEALRGGVISLLSDGGDAEWRVKGVELLDSPEALGTTAPGHLLLGVGVDIADRDALGAALRTAADHSCALAVKCPTPPPPEVSAQVDGAGVPVLAVDPQVPWTRVQRLVTTILAARAAVAEPSGGATGGDLFSLANAVAGIVGGAVAIMDTQQVVVAYSNLPDQPIDETRRRGILGRRVPEDALADHLDREVWVSDTVVPRHRAGDLPRTAVVIRAGEDVLGSLWVAFPDEAAASDCGPTLQEAARVAALHMLALRRQVDAEQESRDRALRHALEGRSGQGDPPGGVRLPAVLIGLAEAVRKRGDEESWEAGTAARRRAALLRALDLAVLDGRSLGYEPAAALLDDRVYVLLPTAGSGSVSTGVLLDHLLDRARHSLHRSFTAVDSPTVGTTSALLAARRDIDAALDHLREQCAGPGAYHAEDLRPELVLRRLVGAVREDAELRTGIAERLRSHDAEHATDYCATLLSYLRHFGDVAASSAELHIHQNTLRLRLRRAEQLFDVALADPTRRLLLTLELTALAGLSEPPPTD from the coding sequence ATGACCGCGATGCCCCTCGAGCAGCTCGTCGAGGCCCTGCGAGGCGGTGTCATCAGCCTGCTGTCCGATGGCGGTGATGCTGAATGGCGCGTCAAGGGCGTCGAGTTGCTGGACTCTCCGGAGGCACTCGGGACCACCGCACCCGGGCATCTGCTGCTCGGGGTCGGTGTGGACATCGCCGACCGTGACGCGTTGGGCGCGGCCCTTCGAACGGCGGCGGACCATTCCTGCGCACTCGCCGTCAAGTGCCCCACTCCCCCGCCGCCGGAGGTGTCGGCGCAGGTCGACGGGGCCGGCGTCCCCGTCCTGGCCGTCGATCCGCAGGTGCCGTGGACGCGTGTGCAGCGCCTGGTCACGACCATCCTGGCCGCGCGTGCGGCGGTTGCGGAACCGAGCGGTGGAGCGACGGGCGGCGACCTGTTCTCCCTGGCCAACGCGGTCGCCGGCATCGTCGGCGGCGCTGTCGCGATCATGGACACGCAGCAGGTGGTGGTCGCCTACTCGAACCTGCCCGACCAGCCCATCGACGAGACCCGGCGGCGCGGGATCCTGGGCAGGCGGGTGCCCGAGGACGCGCTCGCCGATCACCTGGACCGGGAGGTGTGGGTGAGCGACACGGTCGTACCCCGGCACCGGGCCGGGGATCTGCCGCGCACGGCCGTGGTCATCAGGGCGGGCGAGGACGTGCTCGGTTCCCTCTGGGTCGCGTTTCCCGACGAGGCTGCCGCCTCCGACTGCGGGCCCACCCTCCAGGAGGCGGCCCGGGTCGCGGCGCTGCACATGCTGGCGCTGCGCCGCCAGGTCGACGCCGAGCAGGAGAGTCGCGACCGCGCGCTGCGTCACGCGCTGGAGGGCCGGTCGGGGCAGGGCGACCCGCCCGGCGGAGTCCGCCTTCCCGCCGTGCTGATCGGGCTGGCCGAGGCGGTACGAAAGCGCGGCGACGAGGAGTCGTGGGAAGCCGGTACCGCGGCTCGACGCCGCGCCGCTCTGCTTCGGGCGCTGGATCTGGCCGTCCTCGACGGGCGCTCCCTCGGGTACGAACCGGCGGCGGCCCTGCTCGACGACCGTGTCTACGTGTTGCTGCCGACCGCCGGTTCCGGCTCCGTGTCCACCGGTGTCCTGCTGGACCACCTCCTGGACCGGGCCCGGCACAGCTTGCACCGGTCGTTCACGGCGGTCGACTCCCCCACGGTCGGGACGACTTCCGCCCTGCTCGCGGCCCGCCGCGACATCGACGCCGCGCTTGACCACCTCCGGGAGCAGTGCGCCGGCCCTGGCGCGTACCACGCCGAGGACCTGCGGCCGGAGCTGGTGCTGCGGCGGCTCGTCGGCGCCGTACGCGAGGACGCCGAACTGCGCACCGGCATCGCGGAACGCCTGCGGTCACACGACGCCGAACACGCCACCGACTACTGCGCCACGCTGCTCAGCTATCTGCGGCATTTCGGCGATGTCGCCGCGTCCAGCGCCGAGTTGCACATTCACCAGAACACGTTGCGGCTGCGGCTGCGCCGGGCCGAGCAACTCTTCGACGTGGCGCTCGCCGATCCGACACGGCGCCTTCTGCTGACACTGGAACTGACGGCGCTTGCCGGCCTGTCGGAGCCGCCTCCGACCGACTGA
- a CDS encoding 2-dehydropantoate 2-reductase, whose amino-acid sequence MGPGAVGATLAGAFDASGAEVSLLGRPGPHLDAIAAQGLLLCGRETGVGHTAGEVRHHFPTAHDAARLPVPDLAVVCVKSQYLLPATRGIRTWVEHGVDVLVVANGVPWWLPSTAERTGEDPVLRSVDPDGELLRLLPAERVMSGVAHFSSAVEGPGRVTHLSGDRLLIGDPTGGISDRVHRCAAALSAGPVRPEPSADIRRDIWEKLLGNVNLNPVSALTGATVLDILDDPDVRQVCAAMFDEAAAVGTALGIKSAMTADERLDIARELGAFRTSMLQDADRDRPLELDAIVGAVRELARRTGVPSPSLDAVHGLLALRERVRGHGESSAR is encoded by the coding sequence GTGGGCCCGGGTGCCGTCGGCGCCACCCTCGCCGGGGCGTTCGACGCCTCGGGCGCCGAGGTCTCCCTGCTCGGACGGCCCGGCCCGCACCTCGACGCAATCGCCGCGCAGGGGCTCCTGCTGTGTGGCCGGGAAACGGGAGTCGGCCACACAGCAGGCGAGGTCCGCCATCACTTCCCCACAGCACACGACGCAGCGCGGCTCCCCGTCCCGGACCTGGCCGTCGTCTGCGTCAAGAGCCAGTACCTGCTCCCGGCCACCCGCGGTATCCGCACCTGGGTCGAGCACGGTGTGGACGTGCTGGTCGTGGCCAACGGAGTGCCCTGGTGGCTGCCGTCCACCGCCGAGCGCACCGGGGAAGACCCCGTGCTGCGATCGGTCGACCCCGACGGGGAACTGCTGCGGCTGCTGCCCGCCGAGCGGGTGATGTCCGGTGTGGCGCACTTCAGCAGCGCCGTCGAGGGCCCGGGCCGCGTGACACACCTCAGCGGTGACAGGCTGCTCATCGGCGACCCGACAGGCGGGATCTCCGACCGCGTCCACCGGTGCGCCGCGGCCCTCTCCGCAGGTCCAGTCCGCCCGGAACCCAGCGCGGACATCCGCCGGGACATCTGGGAAAAGCTGCTGGGCAACGTCAATCTCAACCCCGTCAGCGCACTCACCGGTGCCACCGTCCTCGACATCCTCGACGACCCGGACGTACGGCAGGTCTGCGCCGCCATGTTCGACGAGGCAGCGGCCGTCGGTACGGCACTGGGCATCAAGAGCGCCATGACGGCCGACGAACGGCTCGACATCGCCCGCGAGCTCGGCGCGTTCCGCACCTCCATGCTGCAGGACGCGGACCGGGACCGGCCCCTCGAACTCGACGCGATCGTCGGTGCCGTACGCGAACTCGCGCGCCGCACCGGTGTGCCGTCCCCCTCCCTCGACGCGGTGCACGGACTGCTCGCCCTGCGCGAGCGCGTTCGCGGCCACGGCGAGTCGTCCGCCAGGTGA
- a CDS encoding fumarylacetoacetate hydrolase family protein: protein MPHPLGNPPSKIIAVHLNFRSRAKERGRTPAHPSYFLKPPSSLAGTQETIVRPRGCQLMGFEGEIALVIGSRARQVRPEDGWRHVRWVTAANDAGVYDLRYADRGSNLRSKGADGFTPIGPRLLDATELDPGALRLRTWVNGEPVQDDTTDTLLFPFGELVADLSRLVTLEPGDVILTGTPAGSSVVEPGDVVEVEVSDGRLSTGVLRNPIASAEHDLEPWGAQPRTDRAEEESAYGSTYVPEPLLDEALARGLRSVAVATISAQLRRRGLPHMSVDGVHPATRGTRLVGVAHTLRYLPLREDLFEKYGTGMNAQKRAIEELRPGHVLVMDARRDTSAGTLGDILALRAQQRGAAGVVTDGGLRDSAAVAALGLPVFHGGAHPSVLGRRHVPWDTGVPVACGGALVQPGDLMVGDDDGVVVVPPELAGEVIADCREQERQERFITEQVAGGESVDGLYPLGPAWRDAYENWCKGENSEVP from the coding sequence GTGCCACACCCCTTGGGGAACCCCCCATCGAAGATCATCGCCGTCCATCTCAACTTCCGCAGCCGCGCCAAGGAGCGCGGCCGGACCCCCGCTCATCCCTCCTATTTCCTCAAGCCGCCGTCGTCGCTGGCCGGCACTCAGGAGACGATCGTCCGGCCGCGCGGCTGCCAACTCATGGGCTTCGAGGGTGAGATCGCCCTCGTCATCGGCTCACGGGCCCGGCAGGTGCGGCCGGAGGACGGCTGGCGCCACGTGCGCTGGGTGACCGCCGCCAACGACGCGGGCGTGTACGACCTGCGGTACGCCGACCGCGGCTCCAACCTGCGCTCCAAAGGCGCGGACGGCTTCACCCCGATCGGGCCACGGCTGCTGGACGCCACCGAACTCGACCCCGGCGCACTGCGGTTGCGGACCTGGGTCAACGGTGAGCCGGTCCAGGACGACACGACCGACACCCTGCTGTTCCCGTTCGGCGAGCTGGTCGCGGACCTGTCCAGACTGGTCACCCTGGAACCCGGGGACGTGATCCTCACCGGCACACCGGCCGGGTCCTCGGTGGTCGAACCGGGCGACGTGGTCGAAGTCGAGGTCAGCGACGGCCGGTTGAGCACCGGAGTGCTGCGCAACCCGATCGCCTCCGCCGAACACGACCTGGAGCCGTGGGGCGCGCAGCCCAGGACGGACCGGGCCGAGGAGGAGTCGGCGTACGGATCCACGTACGTCCCCGAGCCGCTACTGGACGAGGCACTCGCCCGCGGTCTCCGCTCGGTTGCCGTGGCGACGATCAGCGCGCAGTTGCGGCGGCGCGGCCTGCCGCACATGTCCGTCGACGGGGTGCACCCCGCCACGCGCGGCACCCGCCTGGTGGGCGTGGCACACACCCTGCGCTATCTGCCGCTGCGCGAGGACCTGTTCGAGAAGTACGGCACCGGCATGAACGCCCAGAAGAGGGCGATCGAGGAACTCCGGCCCGGACATGTGCTGGTGATGGACGCCCGACGGGACACCTCCGCCGGAACGCTGGGCGACATCCTCGCCCTGCGTGCCCAGCAGCGTGGCGCGGCCGGGGTGGTGACCGACGGAGGGCTGCGGGACAGCGCGGCCGTCGCCGCCCTTGGACTGCCCGTGTTCCATGGCGGAGCCCACCCGTCGGTGCTCGGCCGCCGTCACGTCCCGTGGGACACGGGCGTTCCGGTCGCCTGCGGCGGGGCGCTGGTCCAGCCCGGCGACCTGATGGTCGGTGACGACGACGGGGTCGTGGTCGTCCCGCCTGAGCTGGCCGGAGAGGTGATCGCCGACTGCCGGGAGCAGGAGCGGCAGGAGCGGTTCATCACCGAACAGGTGGCCGGCGGCGAGAGCGTCGACGGCCTGTATCCGCTGGGTCCTGCCTGGCGGGATGCCTATGAGAACTGGTGCAAGGGAGAGAACAGTGAAGTTCCGTAG